A window of Aerococcus urinae contains these coding sequences:
- a CDS encoding Rib/alpha-like domain-containing protein, whose amino-acid sequence MVGKNNLQVKRGKRANKFYRYSIKRLSVGVASVAVAAGLLFAGDAAVVEVAAAEVSEESSELVLNEGEPTAEEESSAENVSVAKELTDEEEPAKEETAPVAEEIAEAPVEETTVQAEAEEETPQAQAVTYAAPENAPEVNTGETRSEGQVNSQYEPYASQEATYYRYGRVGDAKQAVDNVAELPDDAQYEFVDPQVFQTVGLKKADVKVTYADGSYDIVKVPIEVNNAYEKDGQTYSGTMIQDLTRPEKKNEAETPLTVSVEDVASAAAQDSNTLNVEFATQFIGNQNGRQRYVYLGLDDRLASHVTQVVGSGPKSSAGTDFSDYKFEWERVALPNGTLTNSWRRIMADKTTAAYRDNPSVFNGTEVSIGQVGFATIHLDQTIKDIIASDQNKTSNGDWMVTAHILDKDGKVLDNTINTVTVNTETPPYKELNNATRTQEKWFTNAGGRYKYFQEANNGNGGLVFTQHITKSSGSTLNGYGAQPNREWAYRFEIDKRLLPYIDSVDAHFMSEAQSPEVYHAEDDHRARFANESQLAGGTQREGWVDYEHRVNLGNDKIQTSYTGLKGGNGEPQTGISGSMSPVEMFDNRVDPNMPEKVGGYRYGDSELQPGQGYFTLDTVASNVDSRQVNFNPGFSYPAGVRIVLNLKDGVTLNDILAENKGRDENFGVIGYFVNSKDELIPNSHADMFMSVPDVDGDGVVDDIDDNIETETPQPSEADANAPTGNNLETPQDVTPAAADGIANKDALPADTSYEWESPVDVSSPGEKDAVVIVNYPDNSQDRVPIKVTVKEAPTEQDADKYEPTAETVTKDHGQAPTEEEVKNAVSIPDYPTEGEQPTVTVDDLSQLPDGQTPGTTDVPVTVIYPDGSEDKVNVPVTVKEAEPETAHVTHSIRVDGQPLLVQEGKTPEESLPEEFRNIKVTLTSTEDPSVQFESGSKWIGGIGFPVTKNFDLAKIPLGEYKVTIDGFDPTNSDYEIDDTGLTDGGSLTVTDNLGNQFINFVTKEAEPTEEDADKYTPTAGQVTKDYGQAPNEEEIKNAVNIPEYPSEGDQPTVTVDDPSQLPDGQTPGTTEVPVTVTYPDGSEDKLTVPVTIEEPKTEIGGSVKPVDPTDEKQGTGITVTNPDDQTTVTATDEDGKKVPAEINPETGAIEVIPGTDVDGPIDVVIEDEDLPNGKATIPVPVNGHEDGRDDNGSEDKPATEQTRVDDSKVNPVDPSEDQQSTGIVIVNPDDETKVSAKDEDGKDVPVEVVTDGRFGDVKVTPGTDVDGPITITIEDPELPEGKQEVTVPVNGHEAGRDDNAPETEIGGAVKSVDPTDEKQGTGITVINSDDTTTVTATDEDGKHVPAEINPETGEVEVTPGTDVDGPIDVVIEDEDLPNGKATIPVQVNGHEAGRDDNTSEEDATKTEVGGAVKPVHPSDEKQGTGIVITNPDETTTVTATDEDGKQVPAEINPETGEIEVTPGTDVDGPIKVVIEDEDLPRGRATIPVQVVGHEEGRDDNGSEDKPATEQTQVDDSKLNPVDPTDNQQSTGIMIVNPDVDTKVTAKDEDGKELPVEVVTDGRFGDIKVTPGTDVDGPITVIIEDPELPGGKQEVTLPVNGHETGQDDNKPEQDITKTEVGGAVKPVYPSDEKQGTGIIITNPDENTTVTATDEDGKEVPAQINPGTGEIEVTPGTDVDGPIKVVIEDEDLPRGKATIPVQVVGHEAGRDDNKSEDKLADEPTDDEDTSHVPDETSSDNQDTGIKDDNAEEDHETEPASNPVVPVNHNEEDEPSKVEETVENTKASKTDPSKTSHDVKDNEAVQSSEAKVSTARVHSKLPQTGAVAGLASSLALALIGAGSILVVGKRKK is encoded by the coding sequence ATGGTTGGGAAAAATAACCTTCAAGTTAAGAGGGGAAAACGAGCTAATAAGTTTTACCGTTACTCCATTAAACGTTTGAGTGTTGGCGTAGCATCGGTAGCTGTTGCGGCTGGCTTATTATTTGCCGGTGATGCGGCTGTAGTAGAGGTAGCTGCGGCAGAAGTCAGTGAAGAAAGCAGTGAGCTTGTCCTTAATGAAGGAGAGCCAACTGCTGAAGAGGAAAGTTCCGCTGAAAATGTTTCAGTAGCGAAAGAACTAACGGATGAAGAAGAGCCTGCTAAGGAAGAAACTGCCCCTGTTGCAGAAGAAATAGCTGAAGCCCCAGTTGAAGAAACCACTGTTCAAGCAGAAGCTGAAGAAGAAACCCCTCAAGCTCAAGCGGTGACCTATGCAGCGCCTGAGAACGCTCCTGAAGTGAATACTGGAGAAACAAGATCTGAAGGGCAAGTTAACAGTCAATATGAACCTTATGCCAGCCAAGAAGCGACTTACTATCGTTACGGCCGGGTAGGGGATGCCAAACAAGCAGTTGATAATGTGGCTGAGTTACCAGATGATGCCCAGTACGAATTTGTTGACCCTCAAGTATTCCAAACCGTTGGCCTCAAGAAAGCTGACGTTAAAGTAACTTATGCTGATGGGTCTTATGATATCGTAAAAGTGCCTATCGAAGTCAATAACGCCTATGAAAAAGATGGCCAGACTTATTCGGGTACCATGATCCAAGATTTAACCCGTCCTGAGAAGAAGAACGAAGCGGAAACGCCATTAACTGTCAGCGTTGAGGATGTAGCGAGTGCTGCAGCCCAAGATAGTAATACCTTGAACGTTGAATTTGCGACCCAGTTTATCGGTAACCAGAATGGTCGTCAAAGATATGTGTATCTAGGTTTAGACGACCGTTTAGCTTCTCACGTTACCCAAGTTGTTGGCTCCGGACCTAAATCATCAGCTGGGACCGATTTCTCAGACTACAAATTTGAATGGGAACGGGTGGCCCTGCCTAATGGGACCTTGACGAATTCTTGGCGCCGTATTATGGCAGACAAGACAACAGCCGCCTATAGAGATAATCCATCCGTCTTTAACGGAACTGAAGTATCCATTGGTCAAGTAGGTTTTGCGACTATTCATTTAGACCAAACTATTAAAGACATTATTGCCTCTGATCAAAATAAAACTTCCAATGGCGACTGGATGGTTACCGCTCATATCTTAGATAAAGATGGTAAAGTATTGGACAATACCATTAATACGGTAACTGTTAATACGGAAACCCCTCCTTATAAAGAATTAAATAATGCCACTAGGACTCAGGAAAAATGGTTCACCAACGCAGGGGGACGCTATAAGTACTTCCAAGAAGCCAATAATGGTAATGGGGGCTTAGTCTTTACCCAACATATCACTAAGAGCTCTGGTAGTACCTTAAATGGTTATGGGGCGCAGCCTAACCGAGAATGGGCTTATCGTTTTGAGATTGACAAGCGCTTGTTGCCATATATTGACTCAGTGGATGCCCACTTTATGTCTGAAGCCCAAAGTCCTGAAGTTTACCATGCTGAAGATGACCATCGCGCTCGTTTTGCCAATGAATCACAACTAGCAGGTGGGACACAGCGTGAAGGCTGGGTGGATTATGAACACCGGGTCAACTTAGGAAATGATAAGATCCAAACTTCCTATACGGGTCTAAAAGGCGGCAATGGCGAACCTCAAACTGGTATCAGTGGGTCTATGTCGCCTGTAGAGATGTTCGACAACCGTGTCGATCCTAATATGCCTGAAAAAGTTGGCGGCTATCGTTACGGTGATAGTGAACTCCAACCAGGACAAGGTTACTTCACCCTAGATACAGTTGCCTCTAATGTGGACTCTAGACAAGTTAACTTCAACCCTGGCTTCTCTTACCCAGCCGGCGTTCGGATTGTCTTGAACCTTAAAGATGGCGTGACCTTAAATGACATCCTGGCAGAGAACAAGGGCCGTGATGAAAACTTTGGTGTGATTGGTTACTTTGTCAATAGCAAGGACGAACTCATCCCTAATAGCCATGCGGATATGTTCATGAGCGTTCCTGATGTGGACGGGGACGGGGTTGTCGATGATATAGACGATAATATCGAAACGGAAACACCACAACCATCTGAAGCAGATGCTAATGCCCCAACCGGCAATAACTTGGAAACTCCACAAGATGTCACACCTGCTGCGGCAGATGGCATTGCCAATAAAGATGCTCTACCAGCTGATACCTCTTATGAATGGGAATCTCCAGTCGATGTTTCTAGTCCTGGCGAGAAAGATGCCGTTGTCATCGTTAACTACCCAGACAATTCACAAGATCGTGTGCCTATTAAGGTGACCGTTAAGGAAGCGCCAACGGAACAAGATGCAGATAAGTACGAACCAACTGCAGAGACAGTCACTAAAGACCACGGTCAAGCACCTACTGAAGAAGAAGTTAAGAATGCAGTAAGCATTCCAGACTATCCAACAGAAGGTGAACAGCCAACAGTTACAGTTGACGACCTAAGTCAATTACCAGATGGGCAAACGCCAGGTACCACTGACGTACCAGTTACTGTCATTTACCCAGATGGATCGGAAGACAAGGTAAATGTTCCTGTGACAGTGAAAGAAGCTGAGCCAGAAACTGCTCACGTTACTCATAGTATCAGAGTTGATGGCCAACCATTACTTGTTCAAGAAGGTAAGACTCCTGAAGAATCACTTCCTGAAGAATTTAGAAACATTAAAGTGACTTTAACCAGTACAGAAGATCCTTCTGTCCAATTCGAGAGTGGCTCGAAATGGATTGGAGGAATAGGATTTCCTGTAACTAAAAACTTTGACTTAGCGAAAATTCCTTTAGGTGAATACAAGGTGACTATCGACGGCTTCGATCCAACTAACTCAGATTATGAAATTGATGATACAGGATTGACTGATGGTGGCTCTCTAACGGTTACAGACAATCTCGGCAACCAATTCATCAACTTTGTGACTAAGGAAGCTGAACCTACAGAAGAAGACGCCGATAAGTACACACCAACTGCTGGTCAAGTAACTAAGGATTATGGTCAAGCACCTAACGAAGAAGAAATTAAGAACGCAGTCAATATTCCCGAATATCCATCAGAAGGCGATCAACCAACCGTTACCGTTGATGATCCAAGTCAATTACCAGACGGCCAAACTCCAGGAACCACTGAAGTCCCTGTTACTGTCACTTACCCAGACGGTTCCGAAGATAAATTAACTGTTCCTGTGACAATTGAAGAGCCTAAGACCGAAATTGGTGGCTCAGTGAAACCAGTTGACCCAACAGACGAAAAACAAGGCACCGGTATCACGGTAACCAACCCAGATGACCAAACAACAGTAACGGCGACTGACGAAGATGGTAAGAAAGTTCCAGCTGAAATTAACCCAGAAACGGGCGCAATTGAAGTGATACCTGGCACTGATGTTGATGGTCCAATCGATGTTGTAATTGAGGATGAGGACTTGCCAAATGGTAAAGCTACTATTCCAGTCCCAGTTAATGGTCATGAAGATGGACGCGATGATAATGGTTCTGAAGACAAGCCAGCTACTGAACAAACCCGTGTTGATGACAGCAAGGTTAACCCTGTCGACCCGAGCGAAGATCAACAATCAACCGGTATTGTCATTGTAAATCCTGATGATGAGACAAAAGTTTCTGCTAAGGACGAAGATGGTAAAGATGTGCCAGTAGAAGTCGTAACAGATGGACGCTTTGGTGATGTCAAAGTTACCCCAGGGACAGATGTCGACGGACCAATCACCATTACTATCGAAGATCCTGAATTGCCAGAAGGTAAACAAGAAGTAACCGTTCCAGTTAATGGCCATGAAGCAGGGCGCGATGATAATGCACCTGAGACTGAAATTGGTGGAGCTGTTAAGTCAGTGGATCCAACAGACGAAAAACAAGGCACCGGCATTACGGTTATTAACTCAGATGACACGACAACAGTAACCGCAACTGATGAAGACGGTAAGCATGTACCTGCTGAAATCAATCCAGAAACAGGGGAAGTTGAAGTTACTCCAGGGACTGATGTGGATGGTCCAATCGATGTTGTGATTGAAGATGAAGACTTGCCAAACGGTAAAGCTACTATCCCAGTTCAAGTTAATGGCCACGAAGCAGGTCGTGATGATAATACATCTGAGGAAGATGCAACTAAGACCGAAGTTGGAGGCGCGGTTAAACCAGTACATCCAAGTGATGAAAAACAAGGAACTGGTATTGTTATTACTAATCCAGATGAAACAACCACAGTGACCGCAACTGATGAAGACGGTAAGCAAGTTCCTGCCGAAATCAATCCAGAAACGGGTGAAATTGAAGTCACCCCAGGAACAGATGTGGATGGTCCAATCAAGGTAGTTATCGAAGACGAAGACCTACCAAGAGGCAGAGCCACTATTCCAGTTCAAGTTGTTGGTCATGAAGAAGGCCGAGATGATAACGGTTCTGAGGACAAACCAGCTACTGAACAAACCCAAGTTGACGACAGCAAGCTGAATCCCGTGGATCCGACTGATAACCAACAATCAACCGGTATTATGATCGTAAATCCAGATGTAGATACTAAAGTTACTGCTAAAGATGAAGATGGCAAAGAACTTCCAGTTGAAGTGGTCACAGACGGCCGCTTTGGTGATATCAAGGTAACACCAGGTACAGATGTTGATGGCCCAATTACCGTTATCATCGAAGATCCTGAATTACCAGGTGGAAAACAAGAAGTGACTCTTCCTGTTAATGGTCATGAAACCGGGCAAGACGATAATAAGCCTGAGCAAGATATAACTAAGACAGAAGTTGGTGGTGCAGTTAAACCTGTTTACCCAAGCGATGAAAAACAAGGCACTGGTATTATTATTACTAATCCAGATGAAAACACCACGGTAACAGCGACTGACGAAGATGGAAAAGAAGTACCTGCTCAAATTAACCCAGGAACAGGTGAAATCGAAGTTACCCCTGGTACTGACGTTGATGGCCCAATCAAAGTAGTTATCGAAGATGAAGACCTACCAAGAGGCAAGGCTACTATCCCAGTTCAAGTAGTTGGACACGAAGCAGGTCGTGATGATAATAAATCTGAAGACAAACTAGCGGATGAACCAACAGACGATGAGGATACTTCTCATGTTCCAGATGAAACAAGCAGTGATAACCAAGATACTGGCATTAAGGATGACAATGCTGAGGAAGATCATGAAACTGAACCAGCTTCCAATCCAGTTGTTCCAGTAAATCATAATGAAGAGGACGAACCTTCCAAAGTAGAAGAAACTGTTGAAAATACAAAGGCTTCTAAAACTGATCCTTCAAAAACATCTCATGATGTTAAGGATAATGAAGCCGTTCAATCTTCAGAGGCTAAAGTAAGCACTGCTAGAGTTCACTCCAAACTCCCTCAAACGGGGGCAGTTGCTGGTTTAGCAAGCTCATTAGCTCTAGCTCTTATCGGGGCAGGTAGCATTCTTGTTGTAGGTAAACGCAAAAAGTAG